The Arcobacter sp. LA11 sequence GTGAAAGCTCTAAATTGATTTTTGAATAAGTACCATTGGTATCGGCTCCTGCTTTATCTGCTTCTTTTTTGGCAGAATCATCAAAGCTTAAATGTCCATGGGTAAAACTAAATTTTATATCAGAGTTAGAACTGAATTTTCCTATGCTATAGGCTTTATCATACTCTAAGCCTACTGTTAGGCTTTTTGTATCTTTTTTAGTAGTATCATCATTGGCATTGATTTCATCTTTTAAATCTTTATGGGCAATATTTAAGGTTGTATAGAGGTTTTCAACTCTTGTTCTTATAATAGGGTATTTTAGTGTTGCTTCTAAGGTTTTTGAGTTTCCTTTTGCATCTAGGTTTTCATACTCTTCTACTAAAGAGTAGTTTGTTTGTGAATAGGCAACTTCACCGCTTAATCCATTGGACATCAGTGGTGCACTGTAGGCGATTCGTCCATTTTTTAAATCTGTCCCTTGGCTTATAAGTCCAGAAAGAGATATTTTATCTCCTATTTCAAAGGGGGAATTAAAATTTACCCCTGCCATAAGTCTATGCTCTCCTGTATATCGGCTTCCTGCATTGTCAAGTAAAACATAGCCATCATATTTTGGGGCTGCTTTTGTGCTAATAGAAAAATCTGAAGTTCCTACTTTACTACCTGGCATAACATCTGCTTTAGTTACTTGAACTCCTGGGGTATCATTAATAATAAGCATACTTTGTTCTAAGGTTCTTGTAGATACGATATTATCTCTTTTAGCATAATCTAAGATCCCTTGAACCACACTGTCTTTTACCAAAGAGTTATTTTCTAATTGTAATTCTCCATAGTTTCCTTCAATAATTGCTATCTCTAAGATTCTCTCTTTTATGGATTGTTTTGGTATATAAGCACGGGCAACAAAATATCCTTTTTCTCTATAGAGTTTGGTAATCTTTGAGGTGAGTTCTGAGATTTGAGTAAAGGTTAATTCTTTATTTTCATACTCTTTGGCTAAGTTTTGTAACACTTCACTTTTTATATGTGTATTACCACTAAAGCTAAATCCTTTTATATAAATTGTTTTTCCACT is a genomic window containing:
- a CDS encoding ShlB/FhaC/HecB family hemolysin secretion/activation protein, with the translated sequence MKTQLTKVITLSVLSASFLLGANVPNIGDVEKQIQTPKIKKEKPTLPEISTQKYKAPMIDSGKTIYIKGFSFSGNTHIKSEVLQNLAKEYENKELTFTQISELTSKITKLYREKGYFVARAYIPKQSIKERILEIAIIEGNYGELQLENNSLVKDSVVQGILDYAKRDNIVSTRTLEQSMLIINDTPGVQVTKADVMPGSKVGTSDFSISTKAAPKYDGYVLLDNAGSRYTGEHRLMAGVNFNSPFEIGDKISLSGLISQGTDLKNGRIAYSAPLMSNGLSGEVAYSQTNYSLVEEYENLDAKGNSKTLEATLKYPIIRTRVENLYTTLNIAHKDLKDEINANDDTTKKDTKSLTVGLEYDKAYSIGKFSSNSDIKFSFTHGHLSFDDSAKKEADKAGADTNGTYSKINLELSHNMLFTPKISLESSLQMQYALGNKNLDGSEDFSLGGAYGVKLYPSGEISAENGYLFNIELKHTLPNINELTHNVGVFYDRGRVFMADNTVGFESKSLQDIGLGYYASYKDFFGQMQVAWNFNSDDIESEPNENSKILFQAGWVF